One Punica granatum isolate Tunisia-2019 chromosome 3, ASM765513v2, whole genome shotgun sequence genomic window carries:
- the LOC116200252 gene encoding transcription factor bHLH80-like isoform X4, giving the protein MQAPPSGGGEPARSGLARFHSAPAPWLEALLEDEEEDPLKQNHFFTQLLAGAVNPPPPTIPSRTSSDLSAASPSYGAGAASGHFLRQNSSPADFLGSSSMDESDVYFSNYGVPGDIDFVSPDMGVSPSGKRGRGLQSAQQLSGDYNPHNLTTEQQDGGQTRGGGGGGGVDAACMEKLLEDSVSFRVRAKRGCATHPRSIAERVRRTRISDRIRKLQELVPNMDKLWLLRFVVSSRGPLE; this is encoded by the exons ATGCAAGCGCCTCCTTCAGGCGGCGGTGAACCAGCCCGTTCCGGGCTGGCCCGGTTCCATTCAGCTCCCGCGCCGTGGCTAGAAGCACTCCTCGAGGACGAAGAAGAGGACCCACTCAAGCAGAACCACTTCTTCACTCAGCTTCTGGCCGGCGCCGTCAACCCGCCTCCTCCCACCATCCCTTCCCGAACCTCCTCCGATCTCTCTGCTGCTTCTCCTTCCTACGGCGCGGGTGCTGCTTCCGGCCATTTCCTCCGGCAGAACAGCTCTCCCGCCGATTTTCTCGGTAGCTCCAGCATGGACGAGTCTGACGTTTACTTCTCCAATTACGGGGTTCCCGGGGATATCGATTTTGTGTCGCCTGACATGGGCGTCTCCCCGAGCGGGAAGCGTGGCCGGGGGCTCCAGTCCGCGCAGCAGCTTTCTGGAGATTACAATCCTCACAATCTG ACAACGGAGCAACAGGACGGTGGTCAGACAcgaggcggaggaggaggaggaggagtagATGCAGCATGTATGGAGAAGCTGCTTGAAGATTCGGTTTCTTTCAGAGTGCGGGCGAAGCGTGGATGTGCTACTCATCCTCGAAGCATTGCTGAGAGG GTGAGGAGAACTCGAATAAGTGACCGGATAAGGAAGCTCCAAGAACTCGTGCCCAACATGGATAAG TTGTGGTTGTTGCGGTTTGTGGTGTCCTCACGTGGTCCTTTAGAATAA
- the LOC116200252 gene encoding transcription factor bHLH80-like isoform X2 — protein MQAPPSGGGEPARSGLARFHSAPAPWLEALLEDEEEDPLKQNHFFTQLLAGAVNPPPPTIPSRTSSDLSAASPSYGAGAASGHFLRQNSSPADFLGSSSMDESDVYFSNYGVPGDIDFVSPDMGVSPSGKRGRGLQSAQQLSGDYNPHNLTTEQQDGGQTRGGGGGGGVDAACMEKLLEDSVSFRVRAKRGCATHPRSIAERVRRTRISDRIRKLQELVPNMDKVRCFIPFLFIHWVVCLNSQAGQVSLLCYIFYLFVSLYTC, from the exons ATGCAAGCGCCTCCTTCAGGCGGCGGTGAACCAGCCCGTTCCGGGCTGGCCCGGTTCCATTCAGCTCCCGCGCCGTGGCTAGAAGCACTCCTCGAGGACGAAGAAGAGGACCCACTCAAGCAGAACCACTTCTTCACTCAGCTTCTGGCCGGCGCCGTCAACCCGCCTCCTCCCACCATCCCTTCCCGAACCTCCTCCGATCTCTCTGCTGCTTCTCCTTCCTACGGCGCGGGTGCTGCTTCCGGCCATTTCCTCCGGCAGAACAGCTCTCCCGCCGATTTTCTCGGTAGCTCCAGCATGGACGAGTCTGACGTTTACTTCTCCAATTACGGGGTTCCCGGGGATATCGATTTTGTGTCGCCTGACATGGGCGTCTCCCCGAGCGGGAAGCGTGGCCGGGGGCTCCAGTCCGCGCAGCAGCTTTCTGGAGATTACAATCCTCACAATCTG ACAACGGAGCAACAGGACGGTGGTCAGACAcgaggcggaggaggaggaggaggagtagATGCAGCATGTATGGAGAAGCTGCTTGAAGATTCGGTTTCTTTCAGAGTGCGGGCGAAGCGTGGATGTGCTACTCATCCTCGAAGCATTGCTGAGAGG GTGAGGAGAACTCGAATAAGTGACCGGATAAGGAAGCTCCAAGAACTCGTGCCCAACATGGATAAGGTTCGCTGCTTCATCCCTTTCCTCTTCATCCATTGGGTTGTATGTTTGAACAGCCAAGCAGGACAAGTTTCTCTCCtttgttatatattttatttgtttgtatCCCTTTACACCTGCTAg